From one Gossypium hirsutum isolate 1008001.06 chromosome D08, Gossypium_hirsutum_v2.1, whole genome shotgun sequence genomic stretch:
- the LOC107899887 gene encoding actin-related protein 7: MEAAVVDAGSKLLKAGLAVPDQAPSLIIPTQMKRMLEDGSSVDNSLLEDVTIDPVVRGCVKDWDAMEDLLHHVLYTGLEWEVGNEGQILFTEPLCTPKAVRERLVQLLFETFNVSGFYASEQAVLSLYAVGRISGCTVDIGHGKIDIAAVLEGAVQHIASRRFEVGGIDLTKLLAQELGKSNPMVNLSLSDVEKLKEQFSCCAEDEVAYDRMLRSCETEEHTLPDGQVIRIGRERFTVGEALFQPSILGLEAHGIVEQLVRSIATVSSENQKQLLENTVLCGGTTSMTGFESRFQKEASLCSSAIRPSLVKPPEYMPENLSVYSAWVGGAILAKVVFPQNQHVTKADYDETGPSVVHRKCF, translated from the exons ATAATACCTACTCAAATGAAACGTATGCTGGAAGATGGATCATCTGTTGATAATTCATTGTTAGAAGATGTTACCATTGATCCTGTTGTGCGAGGATGCGTTAAAGACTGGGATGCCATGGAAGATTTGTTGCACCATGTTCTATACACGGGCCTTGAATGGGAAGTTGGAAATGAAGGACAAATTTTGTTTACTGAACCGCTTTGTACTCCCAAG GCTGTTAGAGAACGACTGGTGCAATTGCTATTTGAAACTTTTAATGTATCGGGATTTTATGCGTCGGAACAAGCAGTATTATCTCTGTATGCTGTCGGGCGTATCTCAGGTTGTACTGTTGATATTGGTCATGGGAAGATAG ACATAGCTGCAGTACTTGAAGGTGCTGTCCAACACATTGCCTCAAGAAGATTTGAAGTTGGAGGTATTGATTTGACAAAGCTACTTGCTCAAGAGCTGGGTAAATCAAATCCTATGGTGAACCTCAGCTTATCTGATGTTGAGAAACTAAAAGAGCAATTCTCGTGTTGTGCTGAAGATGAAGTTGCTTATGACAGAATGCTCAGATCATGTGAAACAGAGGAACATACTCTTCCTGATGGACAG GTGATAAGAATTGGAAGGGAAAGATTTACTGTTGGTGAGGCATTGTTCCAACCATCTATATTGGGCTTAGAAGCTCATGGAATTGTTGAGCAGCTTGTTCGTAGTATTGCAACGGTTTCTTCTGAGAACCAGAAGCAACTGTTAGAAAATACCGTTCTTTGTGGTGGGACTACATCTATGACTG GTTTTGAATCCAGGTTCCAGAAAGAAGCAAGCCTCTGCTCATCAGCTATCCGTCCTTCTCTAGTGAAG CCCCCAGAATATATGCCAGAGAATTTGTCAGTGTATTCAGCATGGGTAGGAGGTGCAATTCTTGCTAAAGTGGTGTTTCCACAAAATCAGCATGTAACAAAGGCAGATTATGATGAGACTGGACCTTCTGTGGTTCATAGAAAGTGTTTTtga
- the LOC107900751 gene encoding nuclear transcription factor Y subunit A-4 — translation MPAKPGNDDQQIDRGAQSVLQSTAYSEPWWKGVGTNPFGEAASKSPSVEQLNGSVANGDVHSQAHGDLGNEDGRNRQDRQHLKHVPSTTPLTLGEHHEPNSQMELVGHSIVLTSYPYSDPQYGGMLTSYGPQMMVSPHLYGMHQARMPLPLQMEEEPVYVNAKQYHGILRRRQIRAKAELEKKAIKIRKPYLHESRHLHAMRRARGCGGRFLNTKKQGDDVTSPTSQKGMNSDENISTKSSRSECVSANGAGNMNSFYGQQEGNCARDIMQGNGAQHGAPSIK, via the exons ATGCCAGCAAAACCAGGGAATGATGATCAGCAGATAGACCGTGGGGCTCAAAGTGTGTTGCAGTCAACTGCCTACTCTGAACCCTGGTGGAAAGGAGTTGGGACTAACCCCTTTGGTGAAGCTGCCTCGAAGTCGCCTTCTGTAGAACAACTAAATGGTTCAGTGGCAAATGGAGATGTGCATTCACAGGCTCATGGGGACTTGGGCAATGAAG ATGGGAGAAACAGACAAGATCGCCAACATCTCAAACACGTTCCTTCCACAACACCCCTTACTTTGGGTGAACACCATGAACCAAATTCCCAAATGGAACTAGTTGGTCACTCGATT GTCTTGACATCTTATCCTTATTCAGATCCTCAGTATGGTGGAATGCTGACTTCATATGGGCCACAAATGATG GTGTCACCACATCTATATGGAATGCATCAAGCTAGAATGCCTTTGCCTCTTCAAATGGAAGAGGAGCCTGTTTATGTAAATGCAAAGCAATATCATGGCATTTTGAGGCGAAGACAGATACGTGCTAAGGCTGAGCTTGAAAAGAAAGCCATTAAAATTAGAAAG CCATACCTTCATGAGTCCCGGCATCTACATGCTATGAGAAGGGCTAGGGGTTGTGGAGGTCGTTTTCTTAATACAAAGAAGCAGGGTGATGATGTTACCAGCCCCACTTCACAAAAGGGCATGAATTCAGATGAAAACATTTCAACCAAATCATCTAGGTCTGAGTGCGTATCCGCAAATGGTGCTGGAAATATGAATTCCTTCTATGGTCAGCAAGAAGGAAATTGTGCAAGGGATATCATGCAAGGGAACGGGGCGCAACATGGGGCGCcttcaattaaatga
- the LOC107900750 gene encoding protein FRA10AC1, with amino-acid sequence MASFRSLKSAIFDREEKKQQYQAHIRGLNAYDRHKKFLNDYVGFYGKEKSTDVKLPIKTDHDTLREGYRFIRSEEDDMNHSWEQKLVKRYYGKLFKEYCIADMSQYKCGKIGLRWRTEKEVISGKGQFICGNKHCNEKDGLASYEVNFSYFEDGENKQALVKLVTCERCAEKLHYKKRKEKEKEKEFDRKQKKDYKRKRDQSKDKDDTDEERERSREKRKGKRASSSAINHERDDDDEDFDKYLEGMFPSL; translated from the exons GTTCCGGTCGCTCAAGTCTGCAATTTTCGATAGGGAAGAGAAAAAACA acagTACCAAGCTCACATTCGCGGCCTCAACGCCTACGATCGCCACAAGAAATTCTTGAACGATTATG TTGGCTTCTACGGAAAAGAAAAATCTACTGATGTGAAGTTGCCAATTAAAACAGATCATGATACCCTGAGGGAGGGATATCG CTTTATACGTTCTGAGGAAGATGATATGAATCATTCCTGGGAGCAGAAGCTGGTGAAGCGTTACTATGGTAAACTTTTTAAAGA ATACTGCATAGCTGACATGTCACAATATAAGTGTGGTAAG ATTGGTTTGAGGTGGCGAACAGAGAAGGAAGTTATATCTGGTAAAG GACAGTTTATATGTGGTAATAAGCACTGCAATGAGAAAGATGGCTTAGCAAGCTATGAG GTAAACTTTTCCTATTTTGAGGATGGAGAAAACAAGCAAGCCCTGGTGAAGTTGGTAACTTGTGAAAG ATGCGCTGAGAAGCTTCATTACAAAAAACggaaggagaaggagaaggagaaggaaTTTGACAGAAAACAGAAAAAGGATTACAAAAGAAAAAG GGATCAGTCAAAAGACAAAGATGACACAGATGAGGAGCGTGAGAGGAgcagagaaaagagaaaag GTAAAAGGGCATCATCTTCAGCTATCAATCATGAACGTGACGACGATGACGAAGACTTTGATAAGTACCTTGAGGGCATGTTTCCATCATTGTAG